One window of the Lytechinus pictus isolate F3 Inbred chromosome 5, Lp3.0, whole genome shotgun sequence genome contains the following:
- the LOC129260159 gene encoding histamine N-methyltransferase-like, whose translation MSDSVSLKPLSRDPNRYQDVFLNAFCKIARKDLEYEEICRHFDRTVIKQLTRFFSTEDQCNILGVGVGEGREECHFVKNLGAYFTLVCNVAIDPSEDMLKTFQKSISALNAGDASSSSSPVVFHGFSGSLAQFVSDSPLAEYKYNLISSIHSIYYIGDLETTFTQLTSMLKDKGIMLIVCNKDNCILPRTFSEKTYLPTVVEERRSSNVVRAFAEKQGYDVITCRVPMKWDITDVFDEQCDFGNKLFDFFTQTAYFRQTAPAKLVDDLLSFWRSMSVLDKNGRILVPADEEILIISK comes from the exons ATGTCGGACTCAGTCTCTCTGAAACCCTTAAGCAGGGACCCAAATCGTTACCAAGATGTTTTCCTAAATGCATTCTGCAAGATTGCGAGAAAGGACTTGGAATATGAAGAGATATGTCGCCATTTCGACAGAACTGTTATTAAGCAGTTAACCAGATTCTTCAGTACTGAGGATCAATGCAATATCCTCGGAGTTGGAGTCGGCGAAG GTCGAGAGGAATGCCACTTTGTGAAGAATCTTGGCGCTTATTTTACATTAGTCTGCAACGTCGCAATTGATCCCAGTGAAGACATGCTCAAAACCTTTCAGAAGAGTATATCTGCCTTAAACGCTGGGGatgcgtcatcatcatcgtcgccGGTTGTATTCCATGGGTTCAGTGGTTCCCTGGCCCAGTTCGTATCCGACAGCCCATTAGCAGAATACAAGTATAATCTCATCAGCTCCATACATTCAATATACTACATCGGTGACCTTGAAACGACTTTCACCCAGCTTACGTCCATGTTGAAAGACAAGGGTAtaatgctcattgtatgtaatAAAG ATAACTGCATACTTCCAAGAACTTTTTCGGAAAAGACGTATCTGCCCACCGTCGTCGAAGAGCGACGAAGTTCCAATGTTGTGAGGGCGTTTGCCGAGAAGCAAGGTTATGACGTCATCACGTGTCGAGTCCCTATGAAATGGGATATCACCGATGTCTTTGATGAACAGTGTGATTTTGGAAACAAGCTTTTCGACTTCTTCACCCAGACGGCATATTTTCGGCAGACGGCGCCGGCGAAGCTTGTGGATGACCTGTTGTCGTTTTGGCGCTCAATGTCAGTGTTAGATAAGAATGGTCGAATTCTAGTGCCTGCGGACGAGGAGATCCTTATTATCTCTAAATAA